The Chiloscyllium punctatum isolate Juve2018m chromosome 45, sChiPun1.3, whole genome shotgun sequence genome has a segment encoding these proteins:
- the tmdd1 gene encoding transmembrane and death domain protein 1 isoform X2, with protein sequence MTIYSRPGNAEKSVANIEDCTEILIDWLKKEGDSMYWDQLSRALRQIGRDDVDKELRKNMNQDKTLEVNKNIEEYGKILKQAHSSLIVTDDEINIGDRNRDKRSEFLEINWDELELIVEMEKLPPYPRKLTEGFRTVLWGVFFGFVGSTFLGAISLCFIMKITEKDYMEIIRRSNVLHRIKRRRKPIRRIVYSSDDENTHVDKSPKHFRQYFLPFRTTNYAREKVKPNRSTN encoded by the exons ATGACAATTTATTCAAGACCCGGAAACGCAGAGAAATCAGTAG CCAATATTGAAGACTGTACTGAAATTCTGATTGACTGGTTGAAGAAAGAAGGTGACAGCATGTATTGGGATCAATTGTCTCGAGCACTGAGACAGATTGGTCGGGACGATGTTGATAAAG AACTACGGAAGAACATGAACCAGGACAAGACTTTGGAAGTGAATAAGAATATTGAAGAATATGGTAAAATATTAAAGCAGGCCCACTCCTCCCTAATTGTGACTGATGATGAGATTAACATCGGAGACAGAAATCGAGACAAACGTAGTGAAT TCCTTGAAATTAACTGGGATGAGTTGGAACTGATTGTTGAAATGGAAAAACTTCCACCTTATCCAAGAAAACTCACTGAAGGATTCAGGACAGTTCTTTGGGGGGTGTTTTTTGGGTTTGTTGGTTCCACTTTCCTGGGTGCCATCAGTCTATGTTTTATCATGAAAATAACAGAGAAAGACTATATGGAGATAATACGTCGGTCAAATGTGCTGCACCGCATCAAACGCAGAAGAAAACCAATACGACGCATAGTCTATTCTTCAGACGATGAAAACACTCATGTGGACAAATCACCTAAACACTTCAGACAGTACTTTCTTCCCTTTCGTACAACAAATTATGCACGAGAAAAGGTAAAACCAAATAGGTCAACAAACTAA
- the tmdd1 gene encoding transmembrane and death domain protein 1 isoform X1: protein MIRISELLTSVECDLLHKKLTHPEKDIMKDIDQMSEENDNLFKTRKRREITNIEDCTEILIDWLKKEGDSMYWDQLSRALRQIGRDDVDKELRKNMNQDKTLEVNKNIEEYGKILKQAHSSLIVTDDEINIGDRNRDKRSEFLEINWDELELIVEMEKLPPYPRKLTEGFRTVLWGVFFGFVGSTFLGAISLCFIMKITEKDYMEIIRRSNVLHRIKRRRKPIRRIVYSSDDENTHVDKSPKHFRQYFLPFRTTNYAREKVKPNRSTN from the exons ATGATTCGAATATCAGAACTGCTCACCTCTGTTGAATGTGACCTTCTTCACAAGAAGCTTACTCACCCTGAGAAAGACATTATGAAGGATATTGACCAAATGTCGGAGGAAAATGACAATTTATTCAAGACCCGGAAACGCAGAGAAATCA CCAATATTGAAGACTGTACTGAAATTCTGATTGACTGGTTGAAGAAAGAAGGTGACAGCATGTATTGGGATCAATTGTCTCGAGCACTGAGACAGATTGGTCGGGACGATGTTGATAAAG AACTACGGAAGAACATGAACCAGGACAAGACTTTGGAAGTGAATAAGAATATTGAAGAATATGGTAAAATATTAAAGCAGGCCCACTCCTCCCTAATTGTGACTGATGATGAGATTAACATCGGAGACAGAAATCGAGACAAACGTAGTGAAT TCCTTGAAATTAACTGGGATGAGTTGGAACTGATTGTTGAAATGGAAAAACTTCCACCTTATCCAAGAAAACTCACTGAAGGATTCAGGACAGTTCTTTGGGGGGTGTTTTTTGGGTTTGTTGGTTCCACTTTCCTGGGTGCCATCAGTCTATGTTTTATCATGAAAATAACAGAGAAAGACTATATGGAGATAATACGTCGGTCAAATGTGCTGCACCGCATCAAACGCAGAAGAAAACCAATACGACGCATAGTCTATTCTTCAGACGATGAAAACACTCATGTGGACAAATCACCTAAACACTTCAGACAGTACTTTCTTCCCTTTCGTACAACAAATTATGCACGAGAAAAGGTAAAACCAAATAGGTCAACAAACTAA